In Ailuropoda melanoleuca isolate Jingjing chromosome 7, ASM200744v2, whole genome shotgun sequence, one genomic interval encodes:
- the SLITRK1 gene encoding SLIT and NTRK-like protein 1, which produces MLLWILLLETSLCFAAGNVTGDVCKEKICSCNEIEGDLHVDCEKKGFTSLQRFTAPTSQFYHLFLHGNSLTRLFPNEFANFYNAVSLHMENNGLHEIVPGAFLGLQLVKRLHINNNKIKSFRKQTFLGLDDLEYLQADFNLLRDIDPGAFQDLNKLEVLILNDNLISTLPANVFQYVPITHLDLRGNRLKTLPYEEVLEQIPGIAEILLEDNPWDCTCDLLSLKEWLENIPKNALIGRVVCEAPTRLQGKDLNETTEQDLCPLKNRVDSSLPAPPAQEETFAPGPLPTPFKTNGQEDHATPGSAPNGGTKIPGNWQIKIRPTAAIATGSARNKPPANGLPCPGGCSCDHIPGSGLKMNCNNRNVSSLADLKPKLSNVQELFLRDNKIHSIRKSHFVDYKNLILLDLGNNNIATVENNTFKNLLDLRWLYMDSNYLDTLSREKFAGLQNLEYLNVEYNAIQLILPGTFNAMPKLRILILNNNLLRSLPVDVFAGVSLSKLSLHNNYFMYLPVAGVLDQLTSIIQIDLHGNPWECSCTIVPFKQWAERLGSEVLMSDLKCETPVNFFRKDFMLLSNDEICPQLYARISPTLTSHSKNSTGLAETGTHSNSYLDTSRVSISVLVPGLLLVFVTSAFTVVGMLVFILRNRKRSKRRDANSSASEINSLQTVCDSSYWHNGPYNADGAHRVYDCGSHSLSD; this is translated from the coding sequence ATGCTGCTTTGGATTCTGTTGCTGGAGACGTCTCTTTGTTTTGCCGCTGGAAACGTTACAGGGGACGTTTGTAAAGAGAAGATCTGTTCCTGCAATGAGATAGAAGGGGACCTACACGTAGACTGTGAAAAAAAGGGCTTTACAAGTCTGCAGCGTTTCACAGCCCCGACTTCCCAGTTTTACCATCTATTTCTGCATGGTAATTCCCTCACTCGACTTTTCCCTAATGAGTTTGCTAACTTTTATAATGCGGTTAGTTTGCACATGGAAAACAATGGCTTGCATGAAATCGTTCCTGGGGCTTTTCTGGGGCTGCAGCTGGTGAAAAGGCTGCacatcaacaacaacaagatCAAGTCTTTTCGAAAGCAGACTTTTCTGGGGCTGGACGATCTGGAATACCTCCAGGCTGATTTTAATTTATTACGGGATATAGACCCCGGGGCCTTCCAGGACTTGAACAAGCTGGAGGTACTCATTTTAAATGACAATCTCATCAGCACCCTACCTGCCAATGTGTTCCAGTATGTGCCCATCACCCACCTCGACCTCCGGGGAAACAGGCTGAAAACACTGCCCTATGAGGAAGTCTTGGAGCAAATCCCTGGCATTGCCGAGATTCTGCTAGAGGATAACCCGTGGGACTGCACCTGTGATCTCCTCTCCCTGAAAGAATGGCTGGAAAATATTCCCAAAAATGCTCTGATCGGCAGAGTTGTCTGTGAAGCCCCCACCAGACTGCAGGGGAAAGACCTCAATGAAACCACAGAACAGGACTTGTGTCCTTTGAAAAACCGAGTGGATTCCAGTCTCCCGGCACCCCCTGCCCAGGAAGAGACCTTCGCTCCTGGCCCCCTGCCAACTCCTTTCAAGACAAATGGGCAAGAGGATCATGCCACCCCAGGGTCTGCTCCAAATGGAGGTACAAAGATCCCAGGCAACTGGCAGATCAAAATAAGACCCACTGCTGCGATAGCGACCGGCAGCGCCAGAAACAAACCCCCAGCCAACGGCTtgccctgccctgggggctgCAGCTGCGACCACATCCCAGGGTCGGGTTTAAAGATGAACTGCAACAACCGGAACGTGAGCAGTTTGGCTGATTTGAAGCCCAAACTCTCCAACGTGCAGGAGCTTTTCCTTCGAGATAATAAGATACATAGCATCCGAAAATCGCACTTTGTGGATTACAAGAATCTCATTCTGTTAGATCTGGGCAACAATAACATTGCTACCGTAGAGAACAACACTTTTAAGAACCTTTTGGACCTCAGGTGGCTGTATATGGATAGCAACTACCTGGACACGCTGTCCCGGGAGAAATTCGCCGGGCTGCAAAACCTCGAGTACCTGAACGTGGAGTACAATGCAATCCAGCTCATCCTTCCTGGCACTTTCAATGCCATGCCCAAACTGAGGATCCTCATTCTCAACAACAACTTGCTGAGGTCCCTACCCGTGGACGTGTTCGCTGGGGTCTCGCTCTCTAAGCTCAGCCTGCACAACAATTACTTCATGTACCTTCCGGTGGCAGGGGTGCTGGACCAGCTAACCTCCATCATCCAGATAGACCTGCACGGAAACCCGTGGGAGTGCTCTTGCACCATTGTGCCTTTTAAGCAATGGGCAGAACGCCTGGGTTCCGAAGTGCTGATGAGCGACCTCAAGTGTGAGACGCCAGTGAACTTCTTTAGGAAGGATTTCATGCTCCTCTCCAATGACGAGATCTGCCCCCAGCTGTACGCGAGGATCTCGCCCACGTTAACTTCGCACAGTAAAAACAGCACTGGGTTGGCGGAGACCGGGACGCACTCCAACTCCTATCTAGACACCAGCAGGGTGTCCATCTCCGTGTTGGTCCCGGGACTGCTGCTGGTGTTTGTCACCTCCGCCTTCACTGTAGTGGGCATGCTCGTGTTTATCCTGAGGAATAGAAAACGATCTAAGAGAAGGGACGCCAACTCCTCGGCGTCCGAAATTAATTCCCTACAGACAGTCTGTGACTCTTCCTACTGGCACAATGGGCCTTACAACGCAGATGGGGCCCACAGAGTATATGACTGTGGCTCTCACTCGCTCTCAGACTAA